The following proteins are co-located in the Conyzicola lurida genome:
- a CDS encoding thioredoxin domain-containing protein, translating to MANRLASAVSPYLRSHADNPVDWFEWGTEAFDEARRREVPVLVSIGYSTCHWCHVMARESFSDPVLASYLNDNFVAIKVDREEYPDVDASYLAAASAFTSNLGWPLNVFVTPGGETFYAGTYFPPQPVAPHPAFRQVLEAVNDAWTHRRAEAEGNAAHIAGALRALGDREPGPLPGAAEFDAIVAELLHYEDTEFGGFGGAPKFPVATVVDLLLDRGSVGDAAAQALGERTLAAMADSPLRDRIEGGFFRYSTMRDWSDPHYERMLYDNALLLGAYSRVGRHDVAEGIASFLISVMQQEGGGFASAQDSESTVDGVRVEGGYYALDVDDRAAQAPPALDRKILTGWNGLAIEALAAAGNRLDRPEWVAAARRAADYLLENHVLPDRLVRASIDGTVSAARATLEDYGMFAGALLELALATGEARYAVEGRALIDAALTSVAELVEAPGPSTGSGTAFTVPGGADPVLAAHGLALASDPSEGAYPSGISAMAAAAQRLYSLTADPRYLAAATDAMAGFAPLAVQRPIAFGAALGVMSALGAESSQLVVVTGTRSHDGEDVASVARAWQRSGAVVGVVTAEQALVFADAGFELFEGRVSRDGLATAYLCRDFVCALPVTDAASLLATLP from the coding sequence ATGGCCAATCGACTAGCGTCCGCTGTGAGTCCGTACCTCCGATCGCACGCCGACAACCCGGTGGACTGGTTCGAGTGGGGGACCGAGGCATTCGACGAGGCCCGCCGCCGCGAGGTGCCCGTGCTCGTGTCGATCGGCTACTCCACCTGCCACTGGTGCCACGTGATGGCGCGCGAAAGTTTCAGCGACCCCGTGCTCGCGTCGTACCTGAATGACAACTTCGTCGCGATCAAGGTCGACCGCGAGGAGTATCCCGACGTCGACGCGAGCTACCTCGCCGCCGCCAGCGCCTTCACGTCCAACCTCGGCTGGCCGCTCAACGTGTTCGTCACACCCGGCGGCGAGACGTTTTACGCCGGCACCTACTTCCCTCCGCAGCCTGTCGCCCCGCACCCCGCGTTCCGCCAGGTGCTCGAGGCCGTGAACGACGCGTGGACCCATCGCCGCGCCGAGGCCGAGGGCAACGCCGCCCACATCGCCGGCGCGCTGCGGGCGCTCGGCGACCGCGAACCCGGACCGCTGCCGGGCGCGGCCGAGTTCGACGCGATCGTCGCGGAACTGCTGCATTACGAGGACACCGAGTTCGGCGGCTTCGGCGGCGCCCCCAAGTTCCCGGTCGCCACGGTCGTCGACCTCCTCCTCGACCGGGGCAGTGTGGGGGATGCCGCGGCGCAGGCCCTCGGCGAACGCACCCTCGCGGCGATGGCCGACTCACCGCTGCGCGACCGCATCGAGGGTGGCTTCTTCCGCTACTCGACCATGCGCGACTGGAGCGACCCGCACTACGAACGCATGCTCTACGACAACGCGCTGCTGCTCGGCGCGTACTCGCGCGTGGGGCGTCACGACGTGGCCGAGGGCATCGCCTCGTTCCTCATCTCGGTCATGCAGCAGGAGGGCGGCGGTTTCGCCTCCGCGCAGGACAGCGAGAGCACCGTCGACGGTGTGCGGGTCGAGGGCGGGTACTACGCGCTCGACGTCGACGACCGCGCGGCGCAGGCGCCGCCGGCCCTCGACCGCAAGATCCTCACCGGCTGGAACGGTCTCGCGATCGAGGCACTCGCCGCCGCGGGCAACCGGCTCGACCGCCCCGAGTGGGTCGCCGCCGCCCGCCGCGCCGCCGACTACCTGCTCGAGAACCACGTGCTGCCCGACCGGCTCGTGCGCGCCTCGATCGACGGCACCGTCTCGGCCGCGCGCGCGACGCTCGAGGACTACGGCATGTTCGCGGGCGCGCTGCTCGAGCTCGCGCTGGCGACGGGGGAGGCCCGCTACGCGGTCGAGGGGCGCGCGCTGATCGACGCGGCGCTCACCTCGGTCGCTGAGCTAGTCGAAGCGCCCGGCCCTTCGACAGGCTCAGGGACCGCCTTCACCGTCCCCGGAGGCGCCGACCCCGTGCTCGCCGCCCACGGACTCGCCCTCGCGAGCGACCCGAGCGAGGGCGCCTACCCGAGCGGGATCAGCGCCATGGCCGCCGCCGCGCAGCGCCTGTACTCGCTCACCGCCGACCCCCGCTACCTCGCCGCCGCGACCGACGCCATGGCGGGGTTCGCCCCGCTCGCGGTGCAGCGTCCGATCGCGTTCGGCGCCGCGCTCGGCGTGATGAGCGCGCTCGGCGCGGAGTCGAGCCAGCTCGTCGTCGTGACCGGTACGCGGTCGCACGACGGGGAGGACGTGGCATCGGTCGCCCGTGCCTGGCAGCGGTCGGGTGCCGTGGTCGGCGTCGTGACGGCGGAGCAGGCGCTCGTATTCGCCGACGCGGGGTTCGAGCTGTTCGAGGGCCGGGTGAGCCGCGACGGTCTCGCGACCGCCTACCTCTGCCGCGACTTCGTCTGCGCGTTGCCCGTCACGGATGCGGCATCCCTCTTGGCAACCCTGCCGTAG
- the metG gene encoding methionine--tRNA ligase, protein MAAGDSFYIATPIFYVNDVPHIGHAYTEVAADVLARWHRQSGDDTWLLTGTDEHGQKILRTAVANDTTPQQWADKLVEESWLPLLETINIQNDDFIRTTDKRHEEAVTIFLQKLHDDGYIYSGEYEGYYCVGCEEYKQLDDLMETPDGDYAGQLVCKIHSRPIEVLKEKNYFFRMSDFQQRLLDLYEERPDFIQPESVRNEILQFVKQGLSDLSISRSSFDWGIKIPWDHSHVLYVWFDALLNYITAIGYGVDNDEFQRRWPATQLVGKDIARFHAVIWPAMLMAAGLQPPKQVFGHGWLLVGGEKMSKSKLTGIAPSQITDTFGVDAFRYYFMSAINFGQDGSFSWEDLAARYQSELANGFGNLASRVIAMVNRYYDGLVPAPAEYTADDLKVQAVVRAAADNADAAIQSLAIHDALASIWTIVDELNGYITLQEPWVLAKTEETRKRLGTVLYTATDGLRALAVLLSPVIPEATAKLWTGLGAAAGLGELTDQVIVDAGHWGQLPVGSRVGTLEALFPRIEVTETAG, encoded by the coding sequence ATGGCCGCCGGTGATTCCTTTTACATTGCGACGCCCATCTTCTATGTCAACGACGTACCGCACATCGGTCACGCGTACACCGAAGTTGCGGCCGACGTACTCGCTCGTTGGCACCGTCAGAGCGGTGACGACACCTGGCTCCTGACCGGAACCGACGAGCACGGCCAGAAGATCCTGCGCACCGCCGTCGCGAACGACACGACCCCGCAGCAGTGGGCCGACAAGCTCGTCGAGGAGTCGTGGCTGCCGCTGCTCGAGACGATCAACATCCAGAACGACGACTTCATCCGCACCACGGACAAGCGTCACGAGGAAGCCGTCACGATCTTCCTGCAGAAGCTCCACGACGACGGCTACATCTACTCGGGCGAGTACGAGGGCTACTACTGCGTCGGCTGCGAAGAGTACAAGCAGCTCGACGACCTCATGGAGACCCCCGACGGCGACTACGCCGGCCAGCTGGTCTGCAAGATCCACTCGCGCCCCATCGAGGTGCTCAAGGAGAAGAACTACTTCTTCCGCATGAGCGACTTCCAGCAGCGCCTGCTCGACCTCTACGAAGAGCGCCCCGACTTCATCCAGCCCGAGAGCGTGCGCAACGAGATCCTGCAGTTCGTCAAACAGGGTCTCTCCGACCTCTCGATCTCACGCTCCAGCTTCGACTGGGGAATCAAGATCCCGTGGGACCACTCGCACGTTCTCTACGTCTGGTTCGACGCGCTCCTCAACTACATCACCGCCATCGGCTACGGCGTCGACAACGACGAGTTCCAGCGTCGCTGGCCCGCGACGCAGCTGGTCGGCAAGGACATCGCCCGCTTCCACGCGGTGATCTGGCCCGCCATGCTGATGGCCGCGGGACTCCAGCCGCCGAAGCAGGTCTTCGGCCACGGCTGGCTGCTCGTCGGCGGCGAGAAGATGTCGAAGTCGAAGCTCACCGGTATCGCGCCGAGCCAGATCACCGACACGTTCGGCGTCGACGCGTTCCGCTACTACTTCATGAGCGCGATCAACTTCGGCCAGGACGGCTCGTTCAGCTGGGAAGACCTCGCGGCGCGCTACCAGAGCGAGCTCGCGAACGGCTTCGGCAACCTGGCCTCGCGCGTCATCGCCATGGTCAACCGCTACTACGACGGTCTCGTGCCGGCACCCGCCGAGTACACGGCCGACGACCTCAAGGTGCAGGCCGTCGTGCGTGCTGCTGCAGACAACGCGGATGCCGCGATCCAGTCGCTCGCGATCCACGACGCGCTCGCCTCCATCTGGACGATCGTCGACGAGCTGAACGGCTACATCACCCTGCAGGAGCCCTGGGTCCTGGCGAAGACCGAGGAGACGCGCAAGCGCCTCGGCACCGTGCTCTACACCGCGACCGACGGGCTCCGCGCGCTCGCGGTGCTGCTCTCTCCCGTCATCCCGGAAGCAACCGCCAAGCTCTGGACCGGCCTCGGCGCCGCTGCCGGACTCGGCGAGCTGACCGACCAGGTGATCGTCGACGCCGGCCACTGGGGCCAGCTGCCCGTCGGCAGCCGGGTCGGAACCCTCGAGGCCCTCTTCCCCCGTATCGAAGTAACCGAAACCGCAGGATAA
- a CDS encoding sulfurtransferase, whose translation MTSPGPLLSSPVVSTQWLADHLGSENLVVLDATALPYLAPGGHAGYLSGHEEYLVTGHIPGAVFADALEDFADPNGPYPFTRPDAARFAAAASALGITNDTTVVAYDAVVGQWAARIWWLFRSFGYDNVAVLDGGLTSWKLDGRELEVGHVQPAVGGFTVTAERPELWADKAEVEAIVAQDGPLLCALPPKEFTGEDGHRSRLGHIPGSLSIPAGRIVDRDTKALLPLETLRTTFAPLLELDRVVTYCAGGIASSSDALALTLLGHTDVAIFDGSLNEWVADPEAPVVVTAA comes from the coding sequence ATGACTTCTCCCGGCCCGCTGCTCTCTTCACCCGTCGTCAGCACCCAGTGGCTGGCCGACCACCTCGGCAGCGAGAACCTCGTGGTTCTCGACGCGACGGCGTTGCCGTATCTGGCGCCGGGCGGGCACGCGGGCTACCTGAGCGGGCACGAGGAGTACCTCGTCACCGGGCACATCCCCGGCGCCGTCTTCGCCGACGCGCTCGAGGACTTCGCCGATCCGAACGGCCCGTACCCGTTCACCCGCCCCGACGCCGCCCGGTTCGCCGCGGCCGCTTCCGCGCTCGGCATCACCAACGACACGACCGTCGTCGCCTACGACGCGGTCGTCGGGCAGTGGGCCGCCCGCATCTGGTGGCTGTTCCGCTCGTTCGGCTACGACAACGTCGCGGTGCTCGACGGCGGCCTCACGAGCTGGAAGCTCGACGGACGCGAGCTCGAGGTCGGCCACGTGCAACCCGCCGTCGGCGGATTCACCGTGACCGCCGAGCGCCCCGAGCTCTGGGCAGACAAAGCCGAGGTCGAGGCGATCGTCGCGCAGGACGGCCCGCTGCTCTGCGCACTGCCGCCCAAGGAGTTCACCGGCGAGGACGGCCACCGCTCGCGGCTCGGCCACATCCCCGGCAGCCTCAGCATCCCCGCCGGCCGCATCGTCGACCGCGACACCAAGGCGTTGCTGCCCCTCGAGACGCTGCGCACGACCTTCGCGCCGCTGCTCGAACTCGACCGCGTCGTCACCTACTGCGCGGGCGGCATCGCCTCGTCGTCCGACGCGCTCGCCCTCACCCTGCTGGGCCACACCGACGTGGCGATCTTCGACGGCTCGCTCAACGAGTGGGTCGCCGACCCCGAGGCTCCCGTGGTGGTCACGGCGGCGTAG
- a CDS encoding O-acetylhomoserine aminocarboxypropyltransferase/cysteine synthase family protein, protein MADREYGFRTRAIHAGNIPDAVTGARALPIYQTSAFVFDDTSDAAARFALQKYGNIYSRLGNPTVAAFEERVASLEGGLGAVATASGLSAQFITFASLAGAGDHIVASANLYGGSITQLDVTLRRFGVETTFVHSSDAADYAAAITPKTKLIFAEIVANPSGEIADIEGLADVAHAHNIPLIVDSTIATPYLSRPIEWGADVVVHSATKFLGGAGTTLGGVVVESGRFHWANEHFPLFDQPVPSYGGLNWHGNFGEYAFLTRLRAEQLRDIGPALSPHSAWLLAQGVETLPFRLQAHVDNARIVAEWLDADPRIEFVNWAGLPAHPHHERANKYLPKGPGSVFSFGVAGGRAVGQKFIESVDLASHLANIGDAKTLVIHPASTTHAQLTEQQLGEAGVLPGLVRISVGIEDPDDIIYDLDQALNAATEGK, encoded by the coding sequence ATGGCTGATCGCGAATACGGATTTAGAACACGGGCAATTCACGCGGGTAACATCCCCGACGCCGTCACCGGCGCACGTGCCCTCCCCATCTACCAGACGAGCGCGTTCGTCTTCGATGACACCTCGGATGCCGCGGCCAGATTCGCCCTCCAGAAATACGGCAACATCTACTCCCGTCTCGGTAACCCCACCGTCGCCGCGTTCGAAGAGCGGGTCGCGTCCCTCGAGGGCGGACTCGGCGCCGTCGCCACGGCGAGCGGTCTGAGCGCGCAGTTCATCACCTTCGCGTCGCTCGCCGGCGCGGGCGACCACATCGTCGCCTCCGCCAACCTCTACGGCGGATCGATCACCCAGCTCGACGTCACGCTGCGCCGCTTCGGTGTGGAGACCACCTTCGTGCACTCCTCCGACGCCGCCGACTACGCGGCCGCGATCACCCCGAAGACCAAGCTGATCTTCGCCGAGATCGTCGCCAACCCGTCGGGCGAGATCGCCGACATCGAGGGCCTCGCCGACGTGGCCCACGCGCACAACATCCCGCTCATCGTCGACTCGACGATCGCGACCCCCTACCTCAGCCGTCCGATCGAGTGGGGCGCCGACGTCGTCGTGCACTCCGCCACCAAGTTCCTCGGCGGAGCGGGCACCACGCTCGGCGGCGTCGTCGTCGAGAGCGGCCGCTTCCACTGGGCCAACGAGCACTTCCCGCTGTTCGACCAGCCGGTCCCCTCCTATGGCGGGCTCAACTGGCACGGCAACTTCGGCGAGTACGCGTTCCTCACCCGCCTGCGCGCCGAGCAGCTGCGCGACATCGGCCCCGCGCTCTCCCCGCACTCCGCCTGGCTCCTCGCCCAGGGCGTCGAGACGCTGCCGTTCCGCCTGCAGGCGCACGTCGACAACGCGCGCATCGTCGCCGAGTGGCTCGACGCGGACCCGCGCATCGAGTTCGTCAACTGGGCCGGCCTGCCCGCGCACCCGCACCACGAGCGCGCGAACAAGTACCTGCCGAAGGGCCCCGGCTCGGTGTTCAGCTTCGGCGTCGCCGGCGGCCGCGCTGTCGGCCAGAAGTTCATCGAGTCGGTCGACCTCGCGAGCCACCTCGCGAACATCGGCGACGCGAAGACCCTCGTCATCCATCCGGCATCCACGACCCACGCCCAGCTCACCGAGCAGCAGCTCGGCGAAGCGGGCGTGCTGCCCGGCCTGGTTCGTATTAGCGTGGGAATCGAAGACCCGGACGACATCATCTACGACCTCGACCAGGCTCTGAACGCCGCAACGGAAGGCAAGTAA
- a CDS encoding CoA-binding protein — MSTATVEDTVTTQLSNGLSCELPASSPLAKLLKSQRTWVGPSAKERLKILRAAKSIAIVGASPNATRSSYFVGTYLLQSSDYRVYFVNPNATEILGQKAYPDLASLPEVPDIVDVFRKGSDIPSVIDDVLAVGAKTVWVQLGIWNQDAAIYGESKGLTVVMDRCLKVEHARFHGGLHLLGFDTGVITSRKTVR, encoded by the coding sequence ATGAGCACCGCCACAGTGGAAGACACGGTCACCACCCAGCTCTCGAACGGGCTCTCCTGCGAGCTGCCCGCCAGCTCCCCGCTCGCGAAGCTGCTGAAGTCGCAGCGCACCTGGGTCGGACCGAGCGCCAAGGAACGCCTGAAGATCCTGCGCGCCGCGAAGTCGATCGCGATCGTCGGCGCCTCGCCGAACGCGACCCGCTCGAGCTACTTCGTCGGCACCTACCTGCTGCAGTCGAGCGACTACCGCGTGTACTTCGTCAACCCGAACGCCACCGAGATCCTCGGCCAGAAGGCCTACCCCGACCTCGCCTCGCTGCCCGAGGTGCCCGACATCGTCGACGTGTTCCGTAAGGGAAGCGACATCCCGTCTGTCATCGACGACGTGCTCGCGGTCGGGGCGAAGACGGTCTGGGTGCAGCTCGGCATCTGGAACCAGGACGCCGCGATCTACGGCGAGAGCAAGGGCCTGACCGTCGTGATGGACCGCTGCCTCAAAGTCGAGCACGCCCGCTTCCACGGCGGACTGCACCTGCTCGGCTTCGACACCGGCGTGATCACCTCGCGCAAGACGGTGCGCTAG
- a CDS encoding TatD family hydrolase — translation MSESSYAPVPQALVVGIYDNHTHLDPSGVPGSEEFDYHDHLDKGSSVGVRGVVQVGTDLESSLWSAELAAIEPRVLAAVAIHPNDAPRYAAEGRLDEALATIDELASRPRVRAIGETGLDYFRTAEDGRGAQHASFEAHIEIAKKYGLALQIHDRDAHHDVFETLQRVGAPEKTVFHCFSGDADLARVAIQNGWYLSFSGTVTFKNAVDLRDALEITPRHLLLVETDAPYLTPHPFRGRLNSPYMLPHTLRGMAAHLGTDVSMLAAQITSNTEQVYGAWDAEPVTAPRDAYTDETFEMPPMTGAIRLPQLPTEESTT, via the coding sequence ATGTCCGAGTCCAGCTACGCCCCCGTGCCGCAGGCACTGGTCGTCGGAATCTACGACAACCACACGCACTTGGACCCGTCGGGAGTTCCCGGCAGCGAAGAGTTCGACTACCACGACCACCTCGACAAGGGGTCGAGCGTCGGCGTCCGCGGCGTCGTGCAGGTCGGCACCGACCTCGAGTCGTCGCTCTGGTCGGCCGAGCTGGCCGCGATCGAGCCGCGCGTGCTCGCGGCCGTCGCCATCCACCCCAACGACGCTCCCCGCTACGCCGCAGAGGGCCGCCTCGACGAGGCTCTCGCCACGATCGACGAGCTCGCCTCCCGCCCGCGCGTGCGCGCCATCGGCGAGACCGGGCTCGACTACTTCCGCACGGCGGAGGACGGCCGCGGCGCGCAGCACGCCTCGTTCGAGGCGCACATCGAGATCGCCAAGAAGTACGGCCTCGCCCTGCAGATCCACGACCGCGACGCGCACCACGACGTGTTCGAGACGCTGCAGCGCGTCGGCGCCCCCGAGAAGACGGTGTTCCACTGCTTCAGCGGCGACGCCGACCTCGCCCGGGTCGCGATCCAGAACGGCTGGTACCTGTCGTTCTCGGGCACCGTCACGTTCAAGAACGCCGTCGACCTGCGCGACGCCCTCGAGATCACCCCGCGGCACCTGCTGCTCGTCGAGACCGACGCGCCCTACCTGACGCCGCACCCGTTCCGTGGCCGGCTCAACTCGCCGTACATGCTCCCGCACACGCTGCGCGGCATGGCCGCCCACCTCGGCACCGACGTCTCGATGCTCGCCGCCCAGATCACCTCGAACACCGAGCAGGTCTACGGCGCCTGGGACGCGGAGCCCGTGACGGCCCCGCGCGACGCCTACACCGACGAGACGTTCGAAATGCCTCCCATGACCGGAGCGATCAGGCTCCCGCAACTGCCCACAGAAGAGAGCACCACCTAG
- the rsmA gene encoding 16S rRNA (adenine(1518)-N(6)/adenine(1519)-N(6))-dimethyltransferase RsmA, with product MATLLGPAEIRDLAELLDIQPTKKLGQNFVIDANTVRRIVRVAGVVTGETAVEIGPGLGSLTLGLLETGADVVAVEIDKRLAAQLPITVAEMQPEAKLTVITEDAMKVTELPQSPSVLVANLPYNVSVPVLLHFLEHFPSLTRGLVMVQAEVGERLAAPPGSKVYGAPSAKAAWYGNWKTHGKVSRQVFWPVPNVDSILVGFDREELPGTEEERLATFAIIDAAFQQRRKMLRQSLSVVLGDSATASTLMEAAGLAPTSRGEELTVLDFLAIARAAKAAPGLD from the coding sequence GTGGCGACACTGCTCGGCCCCGCCGAAATCCGCGATCTGGCCGAGCTGCTCGACATTCAGCCGACCAAGAAGCTCGGTCAGAACTTCGTGATCGACGCCAACACCGTGCGCCGCATCGTGCGCGTCGCCGGCGTCGTCACGGGCGAGACCGCCGTCGAGATCGGCCCCGGCCTCGGCTCGCTCACCCTCGGCCTGCTCGAGACGGGCGCCGACGTCGTCGCGGTCGAGATCGACAAGCGCCTCGCCGCGCAGCTGCCGATCACGGTCGCCGAGATGCAGCCCGAGGCGAAGCTCACCGTGATCACCGAGGACGCCATGAAGGTGACCGAGCTGCCGCAGTCGCCGAGCGTGCTCGTCGCGAACCTGCCGTACAACGTCTCCGTCCCCGTGCTGCTGCACTTCCTCGAGCACTTCCCGAGCCTCACCCGCGGCCTCGTGATGGTGCAGGCCGAGGTGGGGGAGCGCCTCGCCGCCCCTCCCGGTTCGAAGGTCTACGGCGCCCCGAGCGCCAAGGCGGCCTGGTACGGCAACTGGAAGACCCACGGCAAGGTCAGCCGCCAGGTGTTCTGGCCGGTGCCGAACGTCGACTCGATCCTCGTCGGTTTCGACCGCGAAGAGCTGCCCGGCACGGAGGAGGAAAGGCTCGCGACCTTCGCCATCATCGACGCCGCCTTCCAGCAGCGCCGCAAGATGCTGCGCCAATCACTGTCCGTCGTGCTCGGCGATTCGGCAACGGCATCCACCCTGATGGAAGCCGCCGGACTCGCTCCGACGAGCCGCGGCGAGGAGCTGACAGTACTCGACTTCCTCGCCATCGCTCGAGCGGCAAAGGCTGCCCCCGGCCTCGACTAG
- the rsmI gene encoding 16S rRNA (cytidine(1402)-2'-O)-methyltransferase has translation MIILAATPIGNLGDASKRLIEALTNAETIASEDTRTTIHLMRALGIENRPRLIALHEHNESQKAAEIAELARESDVLVLSDAGMPAISDPGFPLVAAAAAAGVTVTAIPGPSAVLTALAVSGLPTDRFSFEGFLPRKSRVAYFTALVREQRTMVFFESPNRLGDALADLATALGDDRRVVVCRELTKLHEEVKRGTARELADYFAEGARGEICIVVEGAVPATSDLPTGIEQVLKLVTEGSRLKEAAAEVAEETGLSKRDLYEGALAARAR, from the coding sequence GTGATCATTCTTGCGGCGACCCCGATCGGCAACCTCGGCGACGCCTCGAAGCGGCTGATCGAGGCGCTCACCAACGCGGAGACGATCGCGAGCGAGGACACCCGCACCACGATCCACCTCATGCGTGCCCTCGGCATCGAGAACCGGCCGCGCCTCATCGCCCTGCACGAGCACAACGAGTCGCAGAAGGCGGCCGAGATCGCCGAGCTGGCGAGAGAGAGCGACGTGCTCGTTCTGTCGGATGCCGGTATGCCGGCGATCAGCGACCCCGGATTCCCCCTCGTGGCCGCCGCTGCCGCGGCGGGCGTGACCGTCACCGCGATCCCCGGCCCCTCCGCCGTGCTCACCGCGCTCGCCGTCTCGGGCCTGCCGACCGACCGCTTCAGCTTCGAGGGGTTCCTGCCGCGCAAGAGCCGCGTCGCCTACTTCACCGCGCTCGTGCGCGAGCAGCGCACCATGGTGTTCTTCGAGAGCCCGAACCGGCTCGGCGACGCGCTCGCCGACCTCGCCACGGCGCTCGGCGACGACCGCCGCGTGGTCGTCTGCCGTGAGCTGACCAAGCTGCACGAGGAAGTGAAGCGCGGAACCGCCCGGGAGCTGGCCGACTACTTCGCCGAGGGAGCGAGGGGCGAGATCTGCATCGTCGTCGAGGGCGCCGTCCCCGCGACATCCGACCTTCCCACCGGCATCGAGCAGGTTCTCAAGCTCGTGACGGAGGGGTCGCGGCTCAAGGAGGCCGCCGCCGAGGTGGCCGAGGAGACCGGCCTGAGCAAGCGCGACCTGTACGAGGGTGCGCTGGCTGCACGGGCGCGGTAA
- a CDS encoding dolichyl-phosphate-mannose--protein mannosyltransferase, with product MTNPAPESRADDFETMLEDREEPAAPAPMTRLDAWWLRAQSTTLGRRLWNWGAPAIVVLVAAVTRLWNLGSPHSLVFDETFYVKDSWTLWNLGYSASWPAEADTSFNAGDTDIFLSDPSFVVHPPLAKWIIGAGMALFGADDSVGWRISTALVGILAVVLLMVIAKKLFDSTLLAIIAGGLFAIEGNAIVMSRVALLDNYVMFFALLGFGAVLLDRAWAERRLTLWLAARTAAGKGTDWGPSLWWRPWLLAAGLAFGLTSAVKWSGFYFLAAFAVYTLVVDALARRRSGVFFWGSGTLLKQAPVSFLLTVPIAAAAHLSTWISWFTTDNGYYRHWAEEAGNAWTGMLSWVPLSWQSWWHFQTSVYAYHVGETRPHSYQANPLTWLFMVRPTSMFYQSSAMGENGCAATTCGESITGIANPLIWWAATAAILYLVYRLARYREWKVGLILMGMVAGYVPWLMYLHRTVFQFYTIAFEPYMILGLTLVIGLILGDRTKDPGRRTRGIVIVGVFLAVAVALSVYFWPLWTGMQLDARWIAARWWLPTWR from the coding sequence GTGACGAACCCCGCGCCCGAATCCCGCGCCGACGACTTCGAGACGATGCTGGAAGACCGGGAAGAGCCCGCCGCACCCGCCCCGATGACGCGGCTCGACGCGTGGTGGCTGCGCGCGCAGTCGACGACGCTCGGCCGCCGGCTGTGGAACTGGGGCGCGCCCGCGATCGTGGTGCTCGTCGCCGCGGTCACCCGGCTGTGGAACCTCGGCTCCCCGCACTCGCTCGTGTTCGACGAGACCTTCTATGTGAAGGACTCGTGGACGCTGTGGAACCTCGGCTACTCCGCCTCCTGGCCGGCCGAAGCCGACACGAGCTTCAACGCCGGCGACACCGACATCTTCCTCAGCGACCCGTCGTTCGTGGTGCACCCGCCCCTCGCCAAGTGGATCATCGGCGCCGGCATGGCCCTCTTCGGCGCCGACGACAGTGTGGGATGGCGCATCAGCACGGCCCTCGTCGGCATCCTCGCCGTCGTGCTGCTCATGGTGATCGCGAAGAAGCTGTTCGACTCGACGCTGCTCGCAATCATCGCGGGCGGCCTGTTCGCCATCGAGGGCAACGCGATCGTGATGAGCCGGGTCGCGCTGCTCGACAACTACGTGATGTTCTTCGCGCTGCTCGGCTTCGGTGCGGTGCTGCTCGACCGGGCGTGGGCGGAACGGCGGCTCACCCTCTGGCTCGCCGCGCGTACCGCCGCGGGAAAGGGCACCGACTGGGGACCGTCGCTGTGGTGGCGCCCGTGGCTGCTCGCCGCGGGCCTCGCGTTCGGCCTGACCTCCGCGGTCAAGTGGAGCGGCTTCTACTTCCTCGCCGCGTTCGCGGTCTACACGCTCGTCGTCGACGCGCTCGCCCGCCGTCGCTCCGGCGTCTTCTTCTGGGGGTCCGGCACGCTGCTCAAGCAGGCGCCGGTGAGCTTCCTGCTCACCGTGCCGATCGCGGCCGCCGCGCACCTCTCCACCTGGATCAGCTGGTTCACCACCGACAACGGGTACTACCGGCACTGGGCCGAGGAGGCCGGCAACGCCTGGACCGGCATGCTCTCGTGGGTGCCGTTGTCGTGGCAGAGCTGGTGGCACTTCCAGACCAGTGTGTACGCATACCACGTGGGCGAAACCCGGCCCCACAGCTACCAGGCCAACCCGCTGACCTGGCTGTTTATGGTGCGGCCGACGAGCATGTTCTACCAGTCGAGCGCCATGGGCGAGAACGGCTGCGCCGCGACGACCTGCGGCGAATCGATCACCGGCATCGCCAATCCGCTCATCTGGTGGGCGGCCACCGCCGCCATCCTCTACCTCGTCTACCGGCTGGCCCGGTACCGCGAGTGGAAGGTCGGGCTGATCCTCATGGGTATGGTCGCGGGCTACGTGCCGTGGCTGATGTACCTGCACCGCACGGTGTTCCAGTTCTACACGATCGCCTTCGAGCCCTACATGATCCTCGGGCTCACGCTCGTGATCGGGCTGATCCTCGGCGACCGCACCAAGGATCCGGGCAGACGCACGCGCGGCATCGTGATCGTCGGCGTCTTCCTCGCCGTCGCGGTGGCGCTCAGCGTGTACTTCTGGCCGCTGTGGACCGGCATGCAGCTGGACGCGCGCTGGATCGCGGCACGCTGGTGGCTGCCGACCTGGCGTTAG